CAGGTTTCAAGGGACTGCAAACATCCATCTCGTTCCAGGAAAAACCTCCCTCAATGCAGCTGCAATATTACCAAAATATGtctttaagaaaaagaatttaCTTCACATTTCCCTTaaataaacatgaaaaaagaaacacaataATAAACATGTACATGAACGAATTATGAGATATTCTAAACTAGTCGTGGAGAGGTTTCGAACTCGGGTGCAATAGGAAGGGCACACTGCTTCCGCCAATTGGCCTAACCCCACATTTGCACATGAACGAATTATGATTGACGTGATCAAGAATGTTGGTTTTCCTTTTGAGACATGGATGCCATTCTGGTTATCCAGGGAGGTAGATCAGATGCCTCCCTGAGATTTTGATGTTTCAGTTTCAATCATATAATCacgaaggaaaaaaaaaatacgacAAACGTAAAGACGATTTCCAGAGACGCAATTGTAACAAGAACGACAACAACCATAACCTTAAATCTGCAGACAACAAAATAATGTTGTTACCTCATGCCAATGTAGATTTAGAGAGAAGTTTTTGCTCCGAGAACGAAGAGTACGTttgtgttgttgttgttgggtaGAAGGCAATAAAAGATCAGCGTTTCGAATAAAtgctaaaaataatattaataaggGATTTATATACAAGAGATTGGTGCCTTCATGTacacaaaaaaaatgattgccaaaaataataaaaagccATTTATAAATATTGGATTGCATTCCTTCATATATAGCCAATGCAAAAATTATCATAAATAGGCAAAGCTGAGCAAAAGTGCGAATATGGAAGTATTATCACACGGCAAATAAGTGCAGCACATACATGATTTGTTCTAGAGAACGAGTCAAACCTAATAAAAGTTGGCTGTTgttgccaaaacaaaaaagcactCTTAAAATTTGTTGGATATAATTAGGTTGGGTTACACCTCTAAtcattatattattaaaaCTAATAAGAAttaaatagataaataaaccAATCTTAGTTTGCACTACTTCTACTCCAATTCTGGGGTGTTGATGTTGGTGAACGGAGTGTGACGGAAGATTGACGGGTAAGTGGGCCGCATCGCTGAGTTGAGCAGCCTGGTGGATAAAATTGTAAAGTTGAAGCCCATCGTGGCCTAAACTACACTTGGACTGGCTAAAGATGGTTAAAGCAATTACCAAAGATATTTATCTTCAAATGAATTTTCTATTACAATGGCGAGATGGTTCAAATTTGAgatcaaacaaataattaataatgtcCAAGCCCTTAAAATATCTAGCAAAAACATATAGTAAGCTCCCAAATACAagtttgtatatttttatacaatgCTAATTAGCACATTGGGTGGCACTGGAACTATAGTGGAAAAGTGAGTCAAATTCTCACATCCCTCAAAGTGCATTTGGGTTCAATTGACGTAGGAGAGAATCTTGAGAAAACCTAATATAATACTCTCCTCTCCCTCTTCTTAACGAATGacaaaacacattgaaaatcAGGAATTAGAATCATTCAATACTCATTCCTTATAAGTAAACATACtaaatttatacaaatacaTGCCGCTTAAAATGGGAAAAATATAATCATGGCAATGAAGGAGAACAAGAAGTAGCCAATGGAGGCGATTGATGCATGACGATGTTGATGAAGATTGATAGAGGTAATCAAAGTACGAGTTAAGGAGATCTCCcggtttcttttcttttctcttctcgTCCTCTTTGTGTTGGGCCTTtattattgaagttggtggaGCTAGAACACTTTTGTTTTGGGACAGGTGTGTTTCTGTTTGTCCTCCTTTTTTTGGGCCCAATTATTTCACCAAAATTGTGCCTGATATTATGATAACAATATTTTTGCATTACAGGATGTCACGTTTTGGTTTACCATATTAGTTTTAAAGAGCAAAAATAAAGAGACCAGAATATCATATCAGTGACGGCATGTCGTCGATCAATGGTCAATCCAAAACTCAACAACAGAACTTTTCTTGCAGAATGGACAAAGTACCAAATTCCCATTCCTATAATTCtaagttttcttctcctccctcatttcatttgattgactattcaatttcaaatggaAGTTTCAAGAATCCAAGAATagagtcttcttctttgaacatttacttttattgagGGACAaagatatattatatacacTTGTACATATTATCATATTCACAAGGAATCGCATTTCCACCTAATATATTGTGTTtaataaaatacaaacaaaatgtaaagaaaattCTCAAAGGCAGAACCTCCTCGGCTCTAAAGATTGACTAACAAATTAACAACGTTTTTCCTTAACAATGACAACCTCACGCTCATGCTTAGGGTTTGACTCCGAACCAGAACCCAAATGCGTGCCCAAACTCTCCACTTTACCCACATTTGAATTTGTCAAATACATCTTCACGTAGAACTTCAAAAAGAGCAAAAGAATGGCGCCGTTGAGCACCGAATTGCACACCCAGGCTCCCATCCCATTGCACCCGCCTTTCAAAATGTGCAGCGAAAGCACCCCAACATGGCAAACCAAGTTGCAGCCAAGCAACACCACCTGGCAATTCACCACGAAAGGGAAACAGGCGCCGGGTAACCCGATTGCAGTCCAGAACCGGTACCCGTAGACCACTGAGTAAAGCAGAGTGGTGGAGAGTATGGCCAGGACCTGAAACGACTGAGAGAACTCGAGCCAGAGGAACGACATGAAGATGAGGATCGACTGGTTGAAGAGGTGGAAGAAGGTCAGCCTACGGCGGCCTAGGACGGTGAAGAACGTGCGGAACAGATGGAGGAACCGAGAGAGGTAGAAGACGTAGGACCAGAAGAAGACGCGACCCGAAGGGCGGGTCCCGAGCGGGAAGCAGAGGAACCACTGGAATGGGGTGGTCTTGGTGCGCCGCCATAACCAGCGGGTGTCGCGAATCTCGGCAGCGGCGGAGACCAGGATGCCAGCGAAGATGACGGCGGAGATTAGGGCCATGCCGAGGCTATGCACGGCTGGGATTATGCCGAGTGGGACGGGGCGTCGGCGGCGGAAGACGGTGAGGATGAGGTGGAGGGTGGTGGCGACGGCGATGTAGGCGGGGATGGCGGTGAAGAGGAAGGACCACGTGGAGCCCCATGATTGGGTGGTGCTCCATCGGAAGTTTACGATTGTTGGATGCTCCGATAGCCAGTACTTGATGCTCTGAGTCATGGGTTGCTTCTCATGTGTTGGATGAAATGCGAGAATGAATATAGAACTGGAGATGATGTTGAACAAAAATCTGGGGCCTAAGAAATGTTTTATGATGGCGTTGGAAATAAAAGGCAATTTGATAGAGATGGGATTTTGCTGAACGAATTGAGAGGTCAGCGGATTATAAAAGGagagataaaaaaaatggtgTGGACTGCGGAAGTTTCTTTCTTGGGTTGGagtgcttttgttttttgttccGTTTTTATGCCAACCATTGTTATCAACGCAACGCACCGCCAATAATTAAATGAGTTTGATGTCTTGGTCCCAAAGGttatttttcatctctctagAGAAGGATTTGGAACACTGCAAGAATAAACCCATTTAGAGCGTGTCTCCTGTGGACCATGAGTTAAATGAGTATTTTGAAACTTTCTGACTGAaaaatatgcttgtttggacTTTAGAAATGCgcttctttttaaaaaatttaaaaatatgaaatatgaatcACGAGgacaataaaattcatttgcGACCGAAGATATTTTGCACATAAATTTGACGAAAGTGATTGTGtatagatattttatgaaacGGCTTAGGCACAAAAGCACATGTGGCCAATTTCAAATCACATTTGTGCATCGTCCACTAGATTGTTTACTCCAGATAATAAAATCCACTAGAAGCCCACCATTGGCATGGTAGTTGAAATCGTGAGCTGTCCACCcgattttcattttgtgtgGAGAAGGAGAAACCATGGAGCCTGTGAAGCGCAGGGTTGTGGTCAAAATGTCAAATCAATACCGCGGTGTTGAGATAATGAAAGCAGTCCTTGCCAAAGGTTTAATTGCTCCAAATTACAGCACCATTGAAttatttgcttttctttttcttcttttacatGACAAATTGGTTACAGTTCACTATCtatttttggaaaacaaaaaaaattgagaaagaaaaggattCGAATTTAGTATCTTTCAACGCTAGAAAGAGAAGTAACGTTCAACTACAAGTTAGTTGATAAGTTTACTATGAACTTTAAATGTTGACATGATGAAACCCAAAATTCTTCACATTACTTACAATAGTTAACAAATAAAGTCAAATTGAAATCATATGTTTCTCTTGCATATGAGTAGTTGGTGCAAAGTCATTTGAAAccatgttatatatatatactttagAAAACCATATTCTAACTACTTTAAAGTATAGAAAAGGAGATTAAACTCGGGTGCAAGAGTTCGAGCACAATATGTTAGACAACTGGTTATAAACTATATTCTAACTACTTTAAAGTATAGAAAAGGAGATTAAACTCGGGTGCAAGAGTTCGAGCACAATATGTTAGACAACTGGTTATAAACCATATTCTAACTACTTTAAAGTATAGAAAAGGAGATTAAACTCGGGTGCAAGAGTTCGAGCACAATATGTTAGACAACTGGTGTGAGATAACCAAATTTGTTTTAGGGTCCAAAACACCATGACTATTTCACCTTTGTTTTTAAAACCATGatttattcaaatatgatGGGCGGAGTCAGGCCCAAATGCCCCTGAAACATAAGAAAAAGTCCATAGTGATCAAGGACAATGCAACCCAAGTCCAGAGAAAGCCCACGGTCATCAACCCTTATGCAACCAACTGGCCCAGAACAAGTCATTTTAACATCGTTGATTTATGAATCCATAATCTATCCGACGGCTAGAAATCGAGGAGTCACAATCTACCATTGGAAAGCTGCCAGCTGGGCAAGGAAAACAATCTCCTGTCCGGAGATCTCCAAACGCGTCAATACTGCATCTCCCACCAAACACAAAATTCTTTGCTCTTGCTTCCCGTCAACGGATTTATCTCGCCAATACTCGTATTGACTTGGCTTCGATTCCTCTACTTCTTCTATGTGAAGGTCAGTGTTAATCTCTGCCCTaaattttgttcatatatTTGATCGGATTATtgaattgatttctttttcttttgtctctGCATTTTTGTTGCTAATTGTAATTAGCAGATTCTGATAATCGATtgagaaattttcaaattcatgtTTAAAACTGTGCGTTTGGCTTATTCTATTAAGATTTTAAGAGATCCAGGGGGTTTTGAATCGTTATGTACAAAACACAAAATGTTGAGACTAAATTTATTACTCTCATGATCAAGAAGGGCCAAATAATGAAGTTTTATAATGAATTAGAAATTATTCACGCATTTATTTACAATTTTGGTTGGGTTTTTAATCATTGTTATGCTTTGGCTGGAATTATGAATAGACTTtatcttctaattttttaaaaaaaaaattcgtgcTAATCCAGTGTAATTAGGGCTTTCCTGTATATAACGATGCTTATGAGTTGTGGTTTAAGGTAATTGAGATGTTGCAGTGGCTGGTTTTTACCTAATTTATCTTCCAGGGATGGCAAGTGGGTTCGGGGAATCAACGAGCAGGCCATCCCAAGGGCCTTCTTACTCCAGCAGCAACAATAACAACAGTGATGCTGGTAATTTTGAATGCAATATCTGCCTCGACTTGGCCCAAGACCCCATTGTCACCCTATGTGGCCATCTCTTCTGCTGGCCTTGCCTTTACAAATGGCTCCACATTCACTCCCACTCTCAGGAATGCCCTGTTTGCAAAGCCCTCATAAAGGAGGAGAATTTGGTGCCCTTATATGGTAGGGGAAAGACATCAACTGACCCAAGATCGAAGGCAATACCTGGTATTAATATCCCAAACCGTCCAGCAGGACAAAGACCTGAAACAGCTCCTCCACCAGAACCAAACCATTTTCCCCCGCGTGGGTTTGGATTCATGGGAGGCTTGGGGGGTTTGGGAGGTTTTGCACCCATTGCAACCACAAGGTTTGGGAATTTCACATTTTCGGCGGCTTTTGGTGGCCTTATCCCATCTCTCTTAAATTTTCAGCTACATGGGTTTCCTGATGCTGCAATGTATGGTGCAACTGCTGGATTTCCTCATGGGTTCTCAAATTCATTTCCTGTCCGCCATCCGCATAGATACCATAT
The window above is part of the Prunus dulcis chromosome 1, ALMONDv2, whole genome shotgun sequence genome. Proteins encoded here:
- the LOC117614755 gene encoding elongation of fatty acids protein 3-like; protein product: MTQSIKYWLSEHPTIVNFRWSTTQSWGSTWSFLFTAIPAYIAVATTLHLILTVFRRRRPVPLGIIPAVHSLGMALISAVIFAGILVSAAAEIRDTRWLWRRTKTTPFQWFLCFPLGTRPSGRVFFWSYVFYLSRFLHLFRTFFTVLGRRRLTFFHLFNQSILIFMSFLWLEFSQSFQVLAILSTTLLYSVVYGYRFWTAIGLPGACFPFVVNCQVVLLGCNLVCHVGVLSLHILKGGCNGMGAWVCNSVLNGAILLLFLKFYVKMYLTNSNVGKVESLGTHLGSGSESNPKHEREVVIVKEKRC
- the LOC117616524 gene encoding E3 ubiquitin-protein ligase RNF185; this encodes MASGFGESTSRPSQGPSYSSSNNNNSDAGNFECNICLDLAQDPIVTLCGHLFCWPCLYKWLHIHSHSQECPVCKALIKEENLVPLYGRGKTSTDPRSKAIPGINIPNRPAGQRPETAPPPEPNHFPPRGFGFMGGLGGLGGFAPIATTRFGNFTFSAAFGGLIPSLLNFQLHGFPDAAMYGATAGFPHGFSNSFPVRHPHRYHIHRRATGQGQQDYFLKMLFLFVVVCVLVALMWQ